A single window of Jaculus jaculus isolate mJacJac1 chromosome 14, mJacJac1.mat.Y.cur, whole genome shotgun sequence DNA harbors:
- the Isoc2 gene encoding isochorismatase domain-containing protein 2 has translation MAAARTSLGRVHPESSILFLCDMQEKFRTTISYFPQIVSVAARMLKVARLLNVPAVLTEQYPQGLGPTVPELGAAGLKPLSKTCFSMVPALQQELDRLPQLQSVLLCGIETQACILNTALDLLDRGLQVHVVVDACSSRSQVDRLVALARMRQSGVFLSTSEGLILQLVRDAAHPQFKEIQKIIKDPVPDSGLLGLFQGQNPLLLNSTP, from the exons ATGGCAGCAGCCAGGACTAGCCTGGGCCGGGTTCACCCAGAATCCTCTATCCTGTTCCTGTGTGACATGCAGGAGAAGTTCCGCACCACCATCTCCTACTTCCCCCAGATCGTGTCCGTCGCTGCTCGAATGCTTAAG GTGGCCAGGCTGCTGAATGTCCCAGCTGTGCTGACAGAGCAGTACCCACAGGGCCTGGGCCCCACAGTGCCAGAGCTGGGGGCGGCAGGCCTTAAGCCACTGAGCAAGACCTGCTTCAGCATGGTGCCTGCTTTGCAGCAGGAATTGGACCGCCTGCCTCAGCTGCAGTCTGTGCTGCTCTGTGGCATTGAGACCCAAGCCTGCATcttg AACACGGCCCTGGACCTCCTGGACCGAGGGCTGCAGGTCCACGTGGTGGTGGATGCCTGCTCTTCTCGCAG cCAGGTGGACCGTCTTGTGGCTTTGGCCCGCATGCGCCAGAGTGGGGTCTTCCTCTCCACCAGCGAAGGACTCATTCTGCAGCTTGTGAGGGATGCCGCCCACCCGCAGTTCAAGGAG ATCCAGAAGATCATTAAGGACCCCGTTCCAGACAGCGGGCTGCTGGGCCTCTTCCAAGGCCAGAACCCTCTCTTGCTGAACTCCACACCCTGA